One Azospirillum brasilense DNA window includes the following coding sequences:
- the fhuB gene encoding Fe(3+)-hydroxamate ABC transporter permease FhuB: protein MAERMAVNRILLWSGLALAAAALSAWQVAGHAAAPSIPLPPDAAWLDGVILYHGVLPRIAVALVAGAALGLSGLLLQRVLRNPLAEPSTLGVSAGAQLALTLGMLYAPALMDGAREGVALAGGLAAVGLILAMTWRRGLEPVAVVLAGMMVALTATMGSAALILANGEYLFSIFLWGGGALAQQSWGPTLTIAVRLLIGVGAAFLLMRPLAILGLDDASARSLGVALNATRFGVIGVAVWLAASVTAEVGVIGFVGLAAPALAHLSGARTQGQRLVAAPLIGALLLWLTDGLVQLLAGVDGERVPTGAATALLGGPLLLWLLPRLRMFEWPSLNSRPAPSHRSAHPYRLIALFAVFGAVAVGLALTVGYGPGGWTLSTGLLLDTLLGWRGPRVAVAAAAGAMLAAAGMLLQRVTANPLASPEILGVGTGAGVGLTAALFLVAAPGFGVQLAASAAGAVLTLAAMLALSLRAGFGPERLLLAGIAMSALCSAVLTAVIATGTPQAFALLRWLSGSTNEAGPGDAWFCVGTAVLLLATLPLTAKWLDILPLGDVTARAVGLPVRRCRVLLVLLAGLLTAAAALFVGPLSFIGLIAPHLARLAGLGRPLQQGIGAVLIGAGLMVVSDWLARTVAFPYQLPLGLFAALLAGPYLVWLLGRSDARAH, encoded by the coding sequence ATGGCTGAGCGCATGGCCGTCAACCGCATCCTGCTGTGGAGCGGGCTGGCGCTGGCCGCCGCCGCGCTGTCCGCTTGGCAGGTCGCCGGGCATGCCGCGGCGCCATCCATACCCTTGCCGCCGGACGCCGCGTGGCTGGACGGCGTCATCCTCTATCACGGCGTGCTGCCGCGCATCGCGGTGGCGCTGGTCGCCGGGGCGGCGCTCGGCCTGTCGGGGCTTCTGCTCCAGCGCGTGCTGCGCAACCCGCTGGCCGAACCCTCGACGCTCGGCGTGTCGGCGGGCGCCCAACTCGCCCTGACGCTGGGGATGCTCTACGCCCCGGCACTGATGGACGGCGCGCGGGAGGGGGTGGCGCTGGCCGGCGGGTTGGCGGCGGTCGGGCTGATCCTCGCCATGACGTGGCGGCGCGGGCTGGAGCCGGTGGCCGTCGTGCTGGCCGGCATGATGGTCGCCCTGACCGCGACGATGGGCAGCGCCGCGCTGATCCTCGCCAACGGCGAATATCTCTTCTCCATCTTCCTCTGGGGCGGCGGGGCGCTGGCGCAGCAGAGCTGGGGGCCGACGCTGACCATCGCCGTTCGGCTGCTGATCGGCGTTGGCGCGGCCTTTCTGCTGATGCGCCCGCTGGCCATCCTCGGGCTGGACGACGCCAGCGCCCGCAGCCTCGGCGTCGCCCTCAACGCCACGCGCTTCGGCGTCATCGGGGTCGCTGTCTGGCTGGCGGCCAGCGTGACGGCGGAGGTCGGGGTGATCGGCTTCGTCGGTCTCGCCGCTCCGGCGTTGGCGCATCTCAGCGGCGCGCGGACCCAAGGCCAGAGGCTGGTCGCCGCCCCGCTGATCGGCGCGCTCCTGCTCTGGTTGACCGACGGGCTGGTGCAGCTTCTGGCCGGGGTGGACGGAGAGCGGGTGCCGACCGGGGCGGCGACGGCGCTGCTCGGCGGCCCGCTGCTGCTCTGGCTGCTGCCGCGCCTGCGCATGTTCGAATGGCCGTCGCTGAACAGCCGTCCCGCACCGTCGCACCGCAGTGCGCACCCTTACCGGCTGATCGCCCTGTTCGCCGTCTTCGGCGCGGTTGCCGTGGGCCTCGCGCTCACGGTCGGCTACGGGCCGGGCGGCTGGACGTTGTCCACCGGCCTGCTGCTCGACACGCTGCTGGGCTGGCGCGGTCCGCGCGTGGCGGTCGCCGCGGCGGCGGGGGCGATGCTGGCCGCCGCCGGAATGCTGTTGCAGCGGGTGACCGCCAACCCGCTGGCCAGCCCGGAAATCCTCGGCGTCGGCACCGGGGCGGGGGTCGGGCTGACCGCCGCGCTGTTCCTCGTCGCGGCCCCCGGCTTCGGTGTGCAGCTCGCCGCCTCGGCGGCGGGGGCGGTGCTGACTCTGGCCGCCATGCTGGCCCTGTCGCTGCGCGCCGGCTTCGGTCCGGAGCGGCTTCTGCTCGCCGGCATCGCCATGAGCGCCCTGTGCAGCGCCGTCCTGACCGCGGTCATCGCCACCGGCACGCCGCAGGCCTTCGCGCTTCTGCGCTGGCTAAGCGGCTCGACCAACGAGGCCGGTCCGGGCGACGCCTGGTTCTGCGTCGGCACGGCGGTGCTACTGCTGGCAACCCTGCCGCTGACCGCCAAGTGGCTGGACATCCTGCCGCTGGGCGACGTGACGGCGCGGGCCGTCGGGTTGCCGGTGCGGCGCTGCCGCGTCCTGCTGGTGCTGCTGGCCGGGCTGCTGACCGCGGCGGCGGCGCTGTTCGTCGGGCCACTGAGCTTCATCGGCCTGATCGCGCCGCATCTTGCCCGGCTGGCCGGGCTGGGTCGTCCGCTCCAGCAGGGGATCGGGGCCGTTCTGATCGGTGCCGGGCTGATGGTGGTGTCGGACTGGCTGGCCCGCACCGTCGCCTTCCCCTATCAATTGCCGCTCGGCCTATTCGCCGCGCTGCTCGCCGGCCCTTATCTGGTCTGGCTGCTCGGCCGCTCCGACGCCCGCGCCCATTGA
- a CDS encoding ELWxxDGT repeat protein has translation MSLTKIAVFTATMQNTGAELWVTDGTPLGTRLIADIRPGEEGSAPQDAVVAGGKVFFTADDGLHGRELWVTDGTSGGTRMFDAAAGAASGTPDDLTLVGNRLFFTADDGIHGRELWVSDGTAAGTRMVADLMPGTQGSSPSALTAAHGRIYLHADGDTQDGIWSSDGTAAGTLLFHAMAPLPSWSYGITLVSMNDGGVAFHEGTASWPSKLTFVNANGTATAFANLIPDSGAVRYSSSPEGIVVSVTNVIDWTGSMEWPTAVRHSTFWVTDGTSEGTRYLGDLTMQGWDLERIAGVRNGHVVFTTDMDTYRVEQGSASLIGILEEATGKVSFLPSQELANPVGWLDTGLPGDDGDRLLFLDESYWSGSQRLLASDGTPGGTAELHQNDWMYQDIEIAGGRAFFLTDQSGANPAALWVTDGTPEGTHKVQDTSGGAFGDKLLGDLDGHMLGFDRDYAAKTDRFFLSDGTTDGTIVLAELPPGIGNDYWDHTAKLLGVIAAPDGIHRGSESNDTLLGGDGADRIHGLGGDDHILAGAGDDRLNGGAGADFIDGAEGADRLYGMSGRDVLVPGAGRDIVDGGAGDDVLLAERDGESDQFFFAPGSGVDVLIALDPLLDVIILKGFEQDIGTAAWRAEHVIELGGSVHVDLGGGDSILVLDAIAQDLRFTVIDPSL, from the coding sequence ATGTCACTAACGAAGATCGCTGTCTTCACAGCCACAATGCAAAACACGGGCGCTGAACTTTGGGTCACCGACGGCACGCCGTTGGGAACGCGTCTTATTGCCGACATCAGACCCGGCGAGGAGGGAAGCGCTCCCCAGGACGCTGTCGTTGCCGGCGGCAAGGTATTCTTCACCGCCGACGACGGCCTGCACGGACGCGAACTCTGGGTCACGGATGGCACCAGCGGCGGGACCCGGATGTTCGACGCTGCGGCCGGCGCCGCATCAGGCACCCCGGACGACCTGACCTTGGTCGGCAACCGGCTGTTCTTCACTGCGGACGATGGGATCCACGGCCGCGAACTGTGGGTGAGCGACGGAACCGCGGCGGGGACGCGGATGGTCGCTGACCTCATGCCAGGGACACAAGGGTCCTCCCCATCGGCGTTGACAGCTGCACACGGCCGGATCTACCTGCACGCAGACGGTGACACTCAGGATGGGATCTGGAGTTCCGATGGCACCGCCGCCGGAACTCTCCTCTTCCATGCGATGGCGCCGCTGCCCTCCTGGTCCTACGGCATAACGCTGGTCAGCATGAATGACGGAGGGGTAGCCTTTCACGAGGGGACGGCGTCCTGGCCTTCCAAGCTCACCTTCGTCAATGCCAACGGCACCGCGACGGCATTTGCGAACCTCATCCCCGACAGCGGGGCCGTCCGCTATTCCTCCTCGCCCGAGGGGATCGTGGTGTCAGTCACGAATGTGATCGACTGGACCGGGAGCATGGAATGGCCTACCGCCGTCCGTCATTCAACCTTCTGGGTCACCGATGGCACGTCCGAGGGCACGCGCTACCTTGGCGACCTGACTATGCAGGGCTGGGACCTTGAGCGGATCGCCGGCGTGCGTAACGGCCATGTGGTGTTCACAACCGACATGGATACCTACCGGGTGGAACAAGGTTCTGCCTCGCTGATCGGAATTCTGGAAGAGGCTACTGGCAAGGTAAGCTTTCTGCCGAGCCAGGAACTCGCCAACCCGGTCGGATGGCTCGATACGGGACTGCCCGGCGATGATGGAGATCGCCTTCTCTTCTTAGACGAAAGCTATTGGTCGGGCTCGCAACGCCTGCTGGCGAGCGACGGCACACCTGGGGGCACCGCCGAACTTCATCAGAACGATTGGATGTACCAGGACATTGAGATTGCCGGCGGCCGGGCCTTCTTTCTGACGGACCAGAGCGGAGCCAATCCCGCTGCTCTGTGGGTGACCGATGGCACGCCCGAAGGCACACACAAGGTGCAGGACACATCGGGGGGAGCCTTCGGCGACAAGCTCCTCGGGGATCTTGATGGCCACATGCTGGGGTTCGATCGTGATTACGCCGCCAAAACCGATCGGTTCTTCCTGTCCGACGGCACGACGGACGGCACCATCGTACTCGCGGAGCTTCCCCCTGGAATAGGGAACGACTATTGGGATCACACGGCCAAGCTGCTCGGTGTCATCGCAGCACCGGACGGTATCCACCGAGGATCTGAAAGCAACGACACGTTGCTGGGCGGAGATGGTGCGGACCGGATTCATGGATTGGGTGGTGACGACCACATCTTGGCCGGTGCCGGGGACGATCGGTTGAACGGCGGCGCCGGCGCAGACTTCATCGACGGGGCGGAAGGTGCCGATCGCCTTTATGGCATGTCCGGGCGGGATGTCCTCGTGCCGGGGGCTGGGCGGGACATCGTGGATGGTGGTGCCGGCGATGATGTGCTGCTTGCCGAGCGGGACGGCGAGAGCGACCAATTCTTCTTCGCCCCAGGCAGCGGCGTTGATGTGCTGATCGCCCTCGACCCGCTGCTGGACGTCATCATTCTGAAGGGATTCGAGCAGGACATCGGTACGGCGGCATGGCGGGCAGAGCACGTCATCGAATTGGGGGGAAGCGTGCATGTCGATCTCGGAGGCGGAGACAGCATCCTCGTCCTGGATGCGATCGCACAGGACCTCCGCTTTACGGTCATCGACCCAAGCCTCTAA
- a CDS encoding ABC transporter ATP-binding protein has translation MLRRFLSYYRPFTGLLVLDIVCAVLSGLLELGFPMAVRAFVDQLLPTQDWPLIVAATVALLAIYMANGGLMAIVTYWGHMLGVNIETEMRRKSFDHLQKLSFSFYDNNKTGHLVGRVTRDLDEIGEVAHHGPEDLLIAVMTFVGAFILMAVVHLPLALITAAIVPVIAFVTSRYGGRMTKNWQSLYSRVGDFNVRIEENVGGMRVVQAFTNEDHERKLFAEDNDRYRTTKLAAYKIMAASTTLSYMSMRLILIVVMLTGAHFVLVGELTQGGFFAFLLLVNTFFRPIEKINAVIETYPRGIAGFRRYTQLLDTQPDIADAPNAVPAPPLKGDIRYEGVSFGYDPARPVLKGVDLSIKAGSTVAFVGPSGAGKTTICSLLPRFYEVMAGRITIDGVDIRAMTLASLRRQIGIVQQDVFLFGGTIRENIAYGRLGAGDAEIMEAARRAHLDGLIASLPEGLDTIIGERGVKLSGGQKQRLTIARMFLKNPPILILDEATSALDTQTEREIQKSLMELAEGRTTLVIAHRLATIRNADEVYVVGTEGGLQRITHEELAARG, from the coding sequence ATGCTTCGCCGCTTCCTCTCCTACTACCGCCCCTTCACCGGCCTGCTGGTCCTCGACATCGTCTGCGCCGTCCTGTCGGGCCTGCTGGAGCTGGGGTTCCCGATGGCCGTGCGCGCCTTCGTCGACCAGCTCCTGCCGACCCAGGACTGGCCGCTGATCGTCGCCGCCACCGTGGCGCTGCTGGCGATCTACATGGCGAACGGCGGGCTGATGGCCATCGTGACCTACTGGGGCCACATGCTCGGCGTGAACATCGAGACGGAGATGCGCCGCAAGAGCTTCGACCATCTGCAGAAACTCTCCTTCAGCTTCTACGACAACAACAAGACCGGCCATCTCGTCGGGCGGGTCACCCGCGACCTGGACGAGATCGGCGAGGTGGCGCACCACGGTCCGGAGGACCTGCTGATCGCGGTCATGACCTTCGTCGGCGCCTTCATCCTGATGGCGGTGGTGCATCTTCCGCTGGCGCTGATCACCGCGGCCATCGTACCGGTGATCGCCTTCGTGACCAGCCGCTACGGCGGGCGGATGACGAAGAACTGGCAGTCGCTCTATTCCCGCGTCGGCGACTTCAACGTCCGCATCGAGGAGAATGTCGGCGGCATGCGCGTGGTCCAGGCCTTCACCAACGAGGACCATGAGCGCAAGCTGTTCGCCGAGGACAACGACCGCTACCGCACCACCAAGCTCGCCGCCTACAAGATCATGGCGGCCTCGACGACGCTCAGCTACATGAGCATGCGGCTGATCCTGATCGTCGTCATGCTGACCGGCGCCCATTTCGTGCTGGTGGGCGAGCTGACCCAAGGCGGGTTCTTCGCCTTCCTGCTGCTGGTCAACACCTTCTTCCGCCCGATCGAGAAGATCAACGCGGTCATCGAGACCTACCCCCGCGGCATCGCCGGCTTCCGCCGCTACACCCAGCTGCTCGACACCCAGCCGGACATCGCCGACGCGCCGAACGCCGTTCCGGCCCCTCCGCTGAAGGGCGACATCCGCTACGAGGGCGTGTCCTTCGGCTACGACCCGGCGCGCCCGGTGCTGAAGGGCGTCGATCTGTCGATCAAGGCCGGCTCCACCGTCGCCTTCGTCGGGCCGTCGGGCGCCGGCAAGACGACGATCTGCTCGCTGCTGCCGCGCTTTTACGAGGTCATGGCGGGGCGCATCACCATCGACGGCGTGGACATTCGCGCCATGACTCTGGCCTCGCTGCGCCGGCAAATCGGCATCGTCCAGCAGGACGTCTTCCTGTTCGGCGGCACGATCCGCGAGAACATCGCCTACGGCCGTCTCGGCGCCGGCGACGCGGAGATCATGGAGGCGGCGCGGCGGGCGCATCTCGACGGGCTGATCGCGTCGCTGCCGGAAGGGCTCGACACGATCATCGGGGAGCGCGGCGTGAAGCTGTCCGGCGGGCAGAAGCAGCGCCTGACCATCGCCCGCATGTTCCTGAAGAATCCGCCGATCCTGATCCTCGACGAGGCGACCTCCGCGCTCGACACCCAGACCGAGCGGGAGATCCAGAAGTCGCTGATGGAGCTGGCGGAGGGGCGGACCACCCTGGTCATCGCCCATCGTCTGGCGACCATCCGCAACGCCGACGAGGTCTATGTCGTCGGCACCGAGGGCGGCCTTCAGCGCATCACCCACGAGGAGCTTGCGGCGCGCGGCTGA
- a CDS encoding DUF3891 family protein, whose product MLFRDVGKDVIAIPQPSHAWLSGQLLRAWGNGVFAPPVPYEEVCLGAELHDIGWLSWEAEPTLNPRTARPHSFQELGAAIHTSLWTDGVRRALAFGRYPALLVSLHADTIYGSFFDFAKAPPEDAALVRRFLDDQHRFQRACIEALSGNPRYTPALSPPAIERNRLLVAAVDRMSLQIGWGHTSEACIPNVPTIGEARTEIHLRSPSGNPTELAVDPWPFAADHVEVVCEGRLLRGRFTDERAMRQALNDAEPVTISTVLRHP is encoded by the coding sequence ATGCTGTTTCGCGATGTCGGCAAAGATGTGATCGCCATCCCACAGCCGAGCCATGCCTGGCTGTCGGGCCAACTGCTCCGCGCCTGGGGCAATGGGGTCTTCGCTCCGCCCGTACCCTACGAGGAGGTCTGCCTCGGGGCGGAACTGCACGACATCGGCTGGCTGTCCTGGGAAGCCGAGCCGACGCTGAACCCCCGGACCGCCCGCCCGCACAGCTTCCAGGAACTTGGTGCGGCCATCCATACCAGCCTTTGGACGGACGGGGTGCGCCGCGCGCTCGCGTTCGGGCGCTATCCGGCCCTCCTCGTCTCGCTGCACGCCGACACGATCTACGGCAGCTTTTTCGATTTCGCCAAGGCACCGCCGGAGGATGCCGCGCTGGTTCGCCGCTTCCTGGACGACCAGCACCGCTTCCAACGCGCCTGCATCGAGGCGCTGTCGGGCAACCCGCGTTACACGCCAGCTCTCTCCCCGCCAGCGATCGAGCGCAACCGATTGCTTGTCGCCGCTGTGGACCGCATGTCCTTGCAGATCGGATGGGGTCACACCAGCGAAGCGTGCATTCCCAATGTTCCGACCATCGGCGAGGCCCGGACGGAGATCCACCTCCGTTCACCGTCTGGCAACCCGACGGAACTGGCCGTTGATCCTTGGCCCTTCGCTGCCGACCATGTCGAGGTGGTCTGCGAGGGGCGGCTCCTGCGCGGCCGTTTCACCGACGAGCGGGCGATGCGTCAGGCGCTGAACGATGCGGAGCCCGTCACCATCTCAACTGTGTTGAGGCATCCGTAA
- a CDS encoding nuclear transport factor 2 family protein produces the protein MTTSAAKTIDFSDLKRAIECSDADTLVQFYTDDAEMIIVDRNRPPSAPMTLLGKEEITAFWRDVCSRNMTHRVGREVIGADRAAFVEECAYPDGCHVMSAMTLELRDGRIARHLTVQAWDEVSCAPARTS, from the coding sequence ATGACCACGTCGGCAGCGAAAACCATCGATTTCAGTGACCTGAAACGAGCCATCGAATGCAGCGATGCCGACACACTGGTCCAGTTTTATACCGATGATGCCGAGATGATCATCGTCGATCGCAACCGTCCGCCCAGCGCGCCGATGACGCTGTTGGGCAAAGAAGAAATCACGGCATTCTGGCGCGATGTCTGCTCCAGGAACATGACGCATCGTGTCGGTCGAGAGGTGATTGGGGCGGACCGCGCCGCCTTCGTTGAGGAGTGCGCCTACCCTGACGGGTGCCATGTGATGTCGGCGATGACCCTCGAGCTGCGCGACGGTCGGATCGCCCGGCATCTTACTGTTCAAGCATGGGATGAGGTTAGCTGCGCGCCTGCTCGAACCTCCTGA
- a CDS encoding GNAT family N-acetyltransferase, with amino-acid sequence MIRIRPATPCDAPALPGIERSSGVIFRQRAGLEWIADDDVQSEERHRALIADGVAFVAELAGYGLAAFLNGTATPDALHLWQVAVHHDQQGHGLGRQLIETAQRHAAGHGIPSLTLTTFRAVPWNEPYYQRLGFVTLDDGQLGARLRAVLDAEERAGLPVAQRCAMRKML; translated from the coding sequence ATGATCCGCATACGACCGGCAACCCCGTGCGATGCCCCCGCCCTGCCGGGGATCGAGCGCAGTTCCGGCGTGATCTTCCGACAACGGGCGGGGCTGGAGTGGATTGCCGACGACGACGTCCAGTCGGAGGAGCGGCATCGCGCCCTGATCGCCGACGGCGTCGCATTCGTCGCTGAATTGGCAGGGTATGGACTCGCCGCCTTCCTGAACGGCACGGCGACTCCCGATGCCCTTCACCTTTGGCAGGTGGCCGTCCACCACGACCAGCAGGGCCATGGCCTCGGGCGGCAATTGATCGAAACGGCCCAGCGCCACGCCGCCGGCCATGGCATCCCCTCCCTGACCTTGACCACCTTCAGGGCCGTGCCGTGGAACGAACCCTATTATCAGAGGCTTGGCTTCGTCACACTGGATGACGGGCAACTCGGGGCCCGTCTGCGCGCCGTTCTGGACGCGGAGGAGCGGGCCGGGCTCCCCGTCGCACAGCGTTGCGCCATGAGGAAAATGCTCTGA
- a CDS encoding cytochrome c biogenesis protein DipZ — MTLLVVAYLGGMLTIVSPCILPALPFVFARAEKPFVTSTLPMLAGMAITFAAVATLAAVGGGWAVQANDLGRLVALALLAVFGVALVSSRVAGILTRPAVAFGNRILHTAGEPGSAPTFGGSLLIGVATGLLWAPCAGPILGLVLTGAALQGANVQTTLLLLAYAAGAATSLALALLVGGRLFGAMKRSLGGGEWVRRGLGVAVIAGVAAIGLGLDTGLFATLSSANTDRIERALLDNFGSEDPELGQELGMSMLASNAAVQTAGKPFQSDLPVEGTFPSLDGTVEWLNSAPLSTEALRGKVVLVNFWTYSCINCIRALPYVRAWADKYKDQGLVVIGVHTPEFAFERNVQNIRKALTDFQIDYPIAVDSNFKVWRAFRNSYWPALYFIDAKGRIRHHAFGEGNYQESEKAIQALLAEAGERSASDDDVTPDVVTPDAKGAQAAPDLAHIRSSETYIGYQQASNFASPEGMGGDRARTYTTKPLRLNQWALAGNWTVGAEQATLNQAGGGIIYRFSARDLHLILGPGADGQPVRFQVTIDGKVPGENHGADIDAEGHGTVTQTRLYQLVRQSRDIGERTFEVRFLDPGVAAFAFTFG, encoded by the coding sequence ATGACCCTTCTGGTTGTTGCCTACCTCGGGGGCATGCTGACCATCGTCAGCCCATGCATCCTGCCGGCTCTTCCCTTCGTCTTTGCGCGCGCGGAAAAGCCGTTCGTCACGAGCACTCTGCCGATGCTGGCCGGCATGGCCATCACCTTCGCCGCGGTCGCGACGCTGGCCGCGGTCGGCGGCGGCTGGGCCGTCCAGGCCAATGACCTGGGCCGCCTCGTCGCGCTGGCGCTGCTGGCCGTGTTCGGCGTGGCGCTGGTCTCCTCGCGGGTCGCCGGCATCCTGACACGACCGGCCGTCGCCTTCGGGAACCGCATCCTGCATACGGCGGGCGAGCCCGGTTCTGCCCCGACCTTCGGCGGATCGCTTCTGATCGGGGTGGCGACCGGGCTGCTCTGGGCTCCCTGTGCCGGGCCGATCCTCGGCCTCGTGCTGACCGGTGCGGCCCTGCAGGGCGCCAACGTGCAGACCACGCTTCTCCTCCTGGCCTACGCGGCCGGGGCGGCCACGTCGCTGGCGCTGGCGCTGCTGGTCGGCGGCCGGCTGTTCGGTGCCATGAAGCGGTCGCTCGGCGGCGGAGAATGGGTTCGCCGGGGCCTTGGCGTGGCCGTCATCGCGGGGGTTGCCGCCATCGGGCTTGGCCTCGACACCGGGCTTTTCGCCACCCTGTCGAGCGCCAACACCGACCGGATCGAGCGCGCCCTGCTCGACAATTTTGGTTCGGAGGATCCGGAGTTGGGCCAGGAACTTGGAATGAGCATGTTGGCGAGCAACGCCGCGGTCCAAACGGCGGGCAAGCCGTTCCAGAGCGACCTCCCAGTGGAGGGGACGTTCCCGTCGCTCGACGGAACGGTGGAGTGGCTGAATTCGGCGCCGCTGTCGACGGAAGCGCTGCGGGGCAAGGTGGTCTTGGTGAATTTCTGGACCTACTCGTGCATCAACTGCATCCGAGCCCTGCCCTATGTCCGTGCGTGGGCGGACAAGTACAAAGATCAGGGACTTGTCGTGATCGGCGTGCACACGCCCGAGTTCGCTTTTGAACGAAACGTCCAGAACATCCGGAAGGCGCTGACCGATTTCCAGATCGACTATCCGATTGCGGTCGACAGCAATTTCAAGGTCTGGCGCGCCTTTCGGAACAGCTATTGGCCGGCGCTGTACTTTATCGACGCCAAGGGCCGCATCCGGCATCACGCGTTCGGCGAGGGCAACTATCAGGAATCCGAAAAGGCCATCCAGGCGCTTCTGGCGGAAGCCGGCGAACGCAGCGCGTCCGACGACGACGTGACGCCCGACGTCGTGACACCCGACGCCAAGGGCGCCCAGGCTGCGCCGGACCTTGCCCACATCCGATCCTCTGAGACCTACATCGGTTATCAGCAGGCGTCGAACTTCGCCTCCCCGGAAGGGATGGGCGGCGACCGCGCCCGGACCTACACGACGAAGCCGCTGAGGCTCAACCAGTGGGCCCTGGCCGGCAACTGGACGGTCGGTGCCGAACAGGCGACCCTCAACCAAGCCGGGGGCGGGATCATCTATCGGTTCAGCGCGCGTGACCTTCACCTGATCCTTGGGCCGGGCGCGGATGGCCAGCCGGTCCGTTTCCAGGTGACCATCGACGGCAAGGTGCCGGGCGAGAACCATGGCGCCGACATCGACGCCGAAGGGCATGGCACCGTCACCCAGACCCGCCTGTACCAACTCGTGCGGCAGAGCCGCGACATCGGGGAGCGCACGTTTGAAGTCCGCTTCCTGGATCCGGGTGTCGCGGCTTTTGCCTTCACCTTTGGCTGA
- a CDS encoding selenium-binding family protein codes for MATWTPDPSFYPSPRMAMQAPPERLAYVAMLNTDTDARPDALGVVDVDPGSSGYGRIISRLDMPNVGDELHHFGWNACSSALCPYAPHPHVERRYLIVPGLRSSRIHIVDTKADPAHPKIAKVIEPEQLAARANYSRPHTLHCGPEGIYVSALGNGGGNGGGPGGVFLIDHETFDVLGQWEIDRGPQFLSYDVWWHLGQDTMITSEWGTPDMIEDGLNPELLLGAKYGRRVHFWDLHRRRHRQTIDLGPEYQLALELRPAHDPTKAHGFMNAVVNLKDLSSSIWLWHRDGEQWAMRKVIDIPAEPADPDQLPPILKGFKAVPPLVTDIDLSLDDRWLYVSCWGTGEMQRYDVSDPFRPKLTGSVRLGGIVGRSRHPSAEGDLNGGPQMVEVSRDGKRVYFTNSLYRSWDEQFYPEGIKSWMVKLDASPEGGLSIDERFFLRFDDGFRGHQIRLEGGDASSDSYCYP; via the coding sequence ATGGCCACTTGGACCCCCGATCCCAGCTTCTATCCGTCTCCACGTATGGCGATGCAAGCTCCCCCGGAGCGGCTGGCCTATGTGGCGATGTTGAACACGGACACCGACGCCCGCCCGGATGCCCTCGGTGTCGTCGACGTCGACCCCGGCTCTTCGGGGTACGGCCGGATCATCAGCCGCCTCGACATGCCAAATGTCGGTGATGAGTTGCATCATTTCGGCTGGAACGCCTGCAGTTCCGCTTTGTGCCCTTATGCGCCTCATCCGCACGTCGAGCGCCGCTACCTCATCGTACCGGGGCTGCGGTCCTCGCGCATTCACATCGTGGACACCAAGGCGGACCCAGCCCATCCAAAGATCGCCAAGGTGATCGAGCCGGAGCAGCTGGCCGCCCGCGCCAACTATTCCCGCCCCCACACGCTGCATTGCGGTCCCGAGGGCATCTATGTCAGCGCGCTCGGCAACGGCGGGGGCAATGGCGGTGGGCCGGGCGGCGTGTTCCTTATCGACCATGAGACGTTCGACGTGCTCGGCCAATGGGAGATCGACCGCGGCCCGCAGTTCCTCTCTTACGACGTCTGGTGGCATCTCGGCCAGGATACGATGATCACCAGCGAATGGGGTACGCCCGACATGATCGAGGACGGCCTCAACCCGGAACTTCTGCTGGGTGCGAAGTATGGTCGACGAGTCCACTTCTGGGACCTGCACCGCCGCCGGCACCGGCAGACCATCGATTTGGGTCCGGAGTATCAGCTGGCACTGGAGTTGCGCCCGGCGCACGATCCGACCAAGGCGCATGGCTTCATGAACGCTGTGGTCAATCTGAAGGATCTCTCCTCGTCGATCTGGCTGTGGCATCGCGACGGCGAACAGTGGGCAATGCGGAAAGTCATCGATATCCCGGCTGAACCGGCCGATCCAGATCAACTGCCGCCCATTCTCAAAGGCTTCAAGGCGGTGCCGCCGCTGGTCACCGACATCGACCTGTCGCTGGACGACCGTTGGCTGTACGTGTCGTGCTGGGGCACCGGAGAGATGCAACGCTACGACGTCTCTGACCCCTTCCGACCCAAACTGACCGGCTCGGTCCGGTTGGGCGGGATCGTCGGGCGCAGCCGACACCCAAGTGCTGAAGGAGACCTGAACGGCGGCCCGCAGATGGTCGAGGTCAGCCGTGACGGCAAACGGGTCTATTTCACCAACTCGCTGTACCGGAGCTGGGATGAGCAGTTCTATCCCGAGGGCATCAAGAGTTGGATGGTCAAGCTCGACGCCTCCCCGGAGGGTGGTCTGAGCATCGACGAGCGGTTCTTCCTGCGGTTCGACGACGGTTTCCGCGGACACCAGATCCGGCTGGAAGGCGGCGACGCGTCCTCGGACTCGTACTGCTATCCATGA